Proteins encoded together in one Labeo rohita strain BAU-BD-2019 chromosome 21, IGBB_LRoh.1.0, whole genome shotgun sequence window:
- the ehmt1b gene encoding histone-lysine N-methyltransferase EHMT1 isoform X7 — protein sequence MQPSSLANGNSGKRETMKSEGTKESRSDQDEGGDEDHSNGQADPLREATELNGTYENMDTKRTEQNLSAQGSPARSSTMENGLSETEPPHGSTVGSNGYILSKQQEDTVSAPHRTNWSPVGGSTSGHGTKSSPPSASTLRASDQGSSNSAASPGPSPTERRAETETKNGIVSNTPPPTIHRARKTMSRPASNQTLKLLNRENKEPVVVKDDSLSKPEAVQPQPSPVQNQLPQSQTDATSVLNTTPAKPQTVEPRPVSPSVAAVSRKKKRKMGTYSLVPKKKNKVLKQRTVLEMFQRMSQSPANPQQAKEAVHVNGERMENESDDEESEEGEDTEEDEELVREDGAKASQEGPKIASVSQPLEEEQESEESPEGEGEEEGNESDLSSESSLKKKWKKKVKGDHAWLRPSRKRKRKLKTKTEGLSGMESQSQSESQSSPSAPSDNKKEYKEVPIDSLNLVAQEALLTSPSTAVSGSVVSTDADMVQELPLCSCRMEMPKSREILTLADRKCMATESIDGQLIRCQSAVLKHEMMRPSNSVQLLVLCEDHRTGMVKHQCCPGCGFFCRAGVFMECQPEVNISHRFHRACASVLNGQSFCPHCGEEVSKAKEVTIAKADTTSTVPLTHGPCTPSTSEGKADTTTGGSTRLSLLGEGKADSTLLKLPQSQDTSVSPLGSKTGSVGGGSGIGSPTGPPKETLESVLLALDAEKPKKLRFHPKQLYLSAKQGELQKVLLMLVDGIDPNFKMESQNKRTPLHVAAEAGHQEVCHMLVQAGANLDMCDEDQRTPLMEACENNHLETVRYLLRAGAIVSHKDVEGSTCLHLAAKTGHFGIVQHLLSTGLVDINCQDDGGWTAMIWATEYKHVDQVKLLLSKGADINIRDKEENICLHWAAFSGCVEIAEILLDAKCDLNAINVHGDSPSHIASREGRLDCVNLFLSRGADISLKNKEGETPMECCSQSSKVWNALQASKKQREANSNRTGPVEKLLNRDIARGYEKVPIPCVNAVDSEPCPDNYKYVPDSCVTSPMNIDKNITHLQYCVCKDDCSSAGCMCGQLSLRCWYDKESRLLPEFCNEEPPLIFECNHACSCWRNCKNRVVQNGLRIRLQLFRTQMMGWGVKTLQDIPQGTFVCEYVGEIISDAEADVRENDSYLFSLDSKVGDMYCVDARFYGNISRFINHQCEPNLFPCRVFTSHQDLRFPHIAFFACKNINAGDELGFDYGDHFWDVKGKLFSCQCGSSKCKHSAAAIAQRQADSTPGDQQPSALPDTSSSTPSSPS from the exons ATGCAG CCCTCCAGTTTGGCCAATGGGAATTCAGGCAAGAGGGAAACCATGAAGTCCGAAGGGACAAAAGAGTCTCGCAGTGATCAAGACGAGG gAGGAGATGAAGATCACTCGAACGGGCAAGCCGACCCTCTCAGAGAGGCCACTGAGTTGAATGGGACCTATGAAAACATGGACACAAAGAGAACTGAACAGAACCTCTCTGCACAAGGGTCACCAGCCCGATCCTCAACCATGGAGAACGGACTGTCGGAGACTGAGCCGCCCCATGGCTCAACAGTGGGCAGCAATGGATATATTCTAAGCAAACAGCAGGAAGACACAGTATCGGCCCCACACAGGACTAACTGGTCCCCCGTAGGGGGTTCCACATCGGGGCATGGGACTAAAAGCTCGCCACCTTCTGCTTCTACATTGCGAGCCTCAGACCAGGGTTCTTCAAACAGTGCTGCAAGCCCAGGTCCGAGCCCGACAGAGAGGCGAGCGGAAACAGAGACTAAAAACGGCATAGTATCGAATACACCCCCGCCAACGATACATCGTGCACGCAAAACTATGTCAAGGCCGGCATCGAACCAGACACTAAAG CTTTTGAATAGGGAAAATAAGGAGCCAGTCGTGGTGAAAGATGACAGTCTGAGTAAACCAGAGGCAGTGCAGCCTCAGCCATCTCCAGTCCAGAATCAGCTACCTCAAAGCCAAACTGACGCCACATCTGTACTGAACACCACACCAGCCAAGCCACAAACAG TTGAACCCAGACCTGTCTCTCCCTCAGTAGCAGCCGTGTCaaggaagaagaaaagaaagatggGAACGTATAGTCTTGTGCccaagaagaaaaacaaagtctTGAAACAACGcacagttctggagatgtttcAACGAATGTCTCAGTCTCCAGCCAACCCTCAG CAGGCAAAGGAAGCTGTGCATGTGAATGGCGAGAGAATGGAGAATGAGTCTGATGATGAAGAATCCGAGGAAGGAGAAGACACGGAGGAGGATGAGGAGCTGGTCAGAGAGGATGGAGCCAAAGCCTCTCAGGAGGGACCCAAGATAGCTTCAGTTTCTCAG cCTCTTGAAGAAGAACAGGAGTCTGAGGAGTCACCAGAGGGCGAAGGTGAAGAGGAAGGGAATGAATCAGACTTG AGTTCAGAGTCCAGtttgaaaaagaaatggaaaaagaaaGTCAAGGGGGACCACGCCTGGCTCAGACCATCAAGGAAACGCAAGAGGAAATTGAAAACGAAAACAGAAGGACTTTCAG GAATGGAGTCCCAGTCTCAATCTGAGAGCCAGAGCTCCCCATCAGCCCCTTCTGACAACAAGAAAGAGTATAAAGAAGTCCCAATAGACTCTCTCAACCTAGTGGCACAGGAAGCCTTGCTGACATCTCCGAGTACAG CTGTTTCAGGGTCAGTGGTGAGCACAGATGCTGACATGGTGCAGGAACTGCCTCTTTGCAGCTGTCGAATGGAGATGCCTAAGAGCCGAGAGATTCTCACGCTTGCGGACAGGAAGTGTATGGCGACTGAAAGCATTGACGGGCAG CTGATCCGTTGTCAGAGCGCAGTGCTGAAGCACGAGATGATGAGGCCTTCAAACTCAGTCCAACTGCTGGTTCTGTGTGAGGACCATCGCACGGGCATGGTCAAACATCAGTGCTGCCCAGGCTGTGGCTTCTTTTGCAGAGCC GGTGTCTTCATGGAGTGCCAGCCAGAGGTGAACATCTCCCACCGGTTTCATCGAGCCTGTGCCTCGGTGCTCAACGGTCAGAGCTTTTGTCCACACTGTGGAGAGGAGGTCAGCAAGGCGAAAGAGGTCACCATTGCCAAGGCCGATACGACGTCTACTGTGCCTCTCACCCACGGCCCTTGCACACCTAGCACCTCAGAGGGCAAAGCGGACACCACCACTGGAGG GTCCACTCGGCTCTCTCTTCTTGGAGAAGGCAAAGCAGACAGCACCTTACTTAAACTTCCACAGTCACAGGACACATCTGTGTCCCCTTTGGGCTCCAAAACTGGATCTGTAGGAGGTGGATCTGGAATTGGATCTCCAACAGGACCACCTAAAGAAACTCTGGAAAGTGTCCTGCTGGCTCTAGATGCAGAGAA aCCCAAGAAGCTTCGGTTTCACCCAAAGCAGCTGTACCTTTCTGCCAAACAAGGGGAGCTGCAGAAGGTCCTACTGATGTTGG TGGATGGGATAGACCCTAACTTCAAAATGGAAAGCCAAAACAAACGCACACCGCTCCATGTAGCAGCTGAAGCAGGTCATCAGGAAGTCTGCCATATGCTAGTGCAG GCTGGTGCAAACCTTGACATGTGTGATGAGGACCAACGGACACCCCTTATGGAGGCCTGTGAGAACAATCATCTTGAAACTGTGCGCTATCTTTTGAGGGCTGGAGCCATCGTCTCTCACAAG gatgttGAAGGTTCAACATGTCTCCATCTCGCTGCTAAGACTGGGCATTTCGGCATTGTACAACATTTGCTGTCTACAGGCCTTGTAGATATTAACTGCCAG GATGATGGAGGTTGGACCGCAATGATTTGGGCCACGGAGTACAAACATGTAGACCAAGTAAAACTGTTGCTCTCCAAAGGGGCTGATATCAACATTCGAGACAAG GAGGAGAATATCTGTTTGCACTGGGCGGCATTCTCTGGCTGTGTGGAGATAGCTGAGATCCTGCTGGATGCCAAGTGTGATCTCAACGCCATCAACGTCCACGGAGACTCACCGTCGCACATAGCGTCACGGGAGGGCCGGCTTGACTGTGTAAA CTTGTTTCTGTCACGGGGGGCTGACATAAGCCTAAAGAACAAAGAGGGAGAGACGCCCATGGAGTGTTGCAGTCAGAGCTCGAAGGTTTGGAACGCCCTTCAAGCTAGCAAAAAGCAGAGAGAAGCTAACAGCAACCGGACTGGCCCTGTAGAGAAGCTTCTCAACAG GGACATCGCCAGAGGCTACGAGAAAGTCCCAATCCCGTGTGTGAATGCAGTGGATAGCGAACCCTGTCCTGACAACTACAAATATGTCCCTGATAGCTGTGTGACGTCCCCAATGAACATTGACAAAAATATCACCCATTTGCAG TACTGCGTCTGTAAAGACGATTGCTCCTCAGCTGGTTGCATGTGTGGCCAACTCAGCCTGCGCTGCTGGTATGATAAA GAGAGCCGACTGCTGCCTGAGTTTTGCAATGAGGAGCCCCCTCTTATATTTGAGTGCAACCATGCCTGCTCATGCTGGAGAAACTGCAAAAACCGTGTGGTACAGAACGGACTAAG GATAAGACTGCAGTTGTTCAGGACGCAGATGATGGGCTGGGGTGTCAAGACGTTACAGGATATCCCGCAAGGAACATTTGTGTGCGA ATACGTGGGAGAGATCATCTCTGACGCCGAAGCAGATGTCAGAGAGAATGACTCCTATCTTTTTAGTCTGGACAGCAAG GTGGGTGATATGTACTGCGTTGATGCGCGTTTCTACGGCAACATCAGCCGCTTCATAAACCATCAGTGTGAGCCGAATCTGTTCCCCTGTCGAGTGTTCACCTCTCACCAGGACCTCAGATTTCCTCACATCGCGTTCTTCGCCTGCAAGAACATCAATGCCGGAGACGAGCTCGG GTTTGATTACGGCGATCACTTTTGGGACGTTAAAGGGAAGCTGTTCAGCTGCCAGTGTGGCTCATCCAAATGCAAGCACTCGGCAGCCGCCATCGCCCAGAGACAGGCAGACAGCACGCCGGGAGACCAACAACCCAGCGCCCTGCCCGATACCAGCTCGTCCACCCCATCCAGCCCCAGCTAA
- the ehmt1b gene encoding histone-lysine N-methyltransferase EHMT1 isoform X1: protein MSLVSLAGPVVDSFEPSSLANGNSGKRETMKSEGTKESRSDQDEGGDEDHSNGQADPLREATELNGTYENMDTKRTEQNLSAQGSPARSSTMENGLSETEPPHGSTVGSNGYILSKQQEDTVSAPHRTNWSPVGGSTSGHGTKSSPPSASTLRASDQGSSNSAASPGPSPTERRAETETKNGIVSNTPPPTIHRARKTMSRPASNQTLKLLNRENKEPVVVKDDSLSKPEAVQPQPSPVQNQLPQSQTDATSVLNTTPAKPQTVEPRPVSPSVAAVSRKKKRKMGTYSLVPKKKNKVLKQRTVLEMFQRMSQSPANPQQAKEAVHVNGERMENESDDEESEEGEDTEEDEELVREDGAKASQEGPKIASVSQPLEEEQESEESPEGEGEEEGNESDLSSESSLKKKWKKKVKGDHAWLRPSRKRKRKLKTKTEGLSGMESQSQSESQSSPSAPSDNKKEYKEVPIDSLNLVAQEALLTSPSTAVSGSVVSTDADMVQELPLCSCRMEMPKSREILTLADRKCMATESIDGQLIRCQSAVLKHEMMRPSNSVQLLVLCEDHRTGMVKHQCCPGCGFFCRAGVFMECQPEVNISHRFHRACASVLNGQSFCPHCGEEVSKAKEVTIAKADTTSTVPLTHGPCTPSTSEGKADTTTGGSTRLSLLGEGKADSTLLKLPQSQDTSVSPLGSKTGSVGGGSGIGSPTGPPKETLESVLLALDAEKPKKLRFHPKQLYLSAKQGELQKVLLMLVDGIDPNFKMESQNKRTPLHVAAEAGHQEVCHMLVQAGANLDMCDEDQRTPLMEACENNHLETVRYLLRAGAIVSHKDVEGSTCLHLAAKTGHFGIVQHLLSTGLVDINCQDDGGWTAMIWATEYKHVDQVKLLLSKGADINIRDKEENICLHWAAFSGCVEIAEILLDAKCDLNAINVHGDSPSHIASREGRLDCVNLFLSRGADISLKNKEGETPMECCSQSSKVWNALQASKKQREANSNRTGPVEKLLNRDIARGYEKVPIPCVNAVDSEPCPDNYKYVPDSCVTSPMNIDKNITHLQYCVCKDDCSSAGCMCGQLSLRCWYDKESRLLPEFCNEEPPLIFECNHACSCWRNCKNRVVQNGLRIRLQLFRTQMMGWGVKTLQDIPQGTFVCEYVGEIISDAEADVRENDSYLFSLDSKVGDMYCVDARFYGNISRFINHQCEPNLFPCRVFTSHQDLRFPHIAFFACKNINAGDELGFDYGDHFWDVKGKLFSCQCGSSKCKHSAAAIAQRQADSTPGDQQPSALPDTSSSTPSSPS, encoded by the exons CCCTCCAGTTTGGCCAATGGGAATTCAGGCAAGAGGGAAACCATGAAGTCCGAAGGGACAAAAGAGTCTCGCAGTGATCAAGACGAGG gAGGAGATGAAGATCACTCGAACGGGCAAGCCGACCCTCTCAGAGAGGCCACTGAGTTGAATGGGACCTATGAAAACATGGACACAAAGAGAACTGAACAGAACCTCTCTGCACAAGGGTCACCAGCCCGATCCTCAACCATGGAGAACGGACTGTCGGAGACTGAGCCGCCCCATGGCTCAACAGTGGGCAGCAATGGATATATTCTAAGCAAACAGCAGGAAGACACAGTATCGGCCCCACACAGGACTAACTGGTCCCCCGTAGGGGGTTCCACATCGGGGCATGGGACTAAAAGCTCGCCACCTTCTGCTTCTACATTGCGAGCCTCAGACCAGGGTTCTTCAAACAGTGCTGCAAGCCCAGGTCCGAGCCCGACAGAGAGGCGAGCGGAAACAGAGACTAAAAACGGCATAGTATCGAATACACCCCCGCCAACGATACATCGTGCACGCAAAACTATGTCAAGGCCGGCATCGAACCAGACACTAAAG CTTTTGAATAGGGAAAATAAGGAGCCAGTCGTGGTGAAAGATGACAGTCTGAGTAAACCAGAGGCAGTGCAGCCTCAGCCATCTCCAGTCCAGAATCAGCTACCTCAAAGCCAAACTGACGCCACATCTGTACTGAACACCACACCAGCCAAGCCACAAACAG TTGAACCCAGACCTGTCTCTCCCTCAGTAGCAGCCGTGTCaaggaagaagaaaagaaagatggGAACGTATAGTCTTGTGCccaagaagaaaaacaaagtctTGAAACAACGcacagttctggagatgtttcAACGAATGTCTCAGTCTCCAGCCAACCCTCAG CAGGCAAAGGAAGCTGTGCATGTGAATGGCGAGAGAATGGAGAATGAGTCTGATGATGAAGAATCCGAGGAAGGAGAAGACACGGAGGAGGATGAGGAGCTGGTCAGAGAGGATGGAGCCAAAGCCTCTCAGGAGGGACCCAAGATAGCTTCAGTTTCTCAG cCTCTTGAAGAAGAACAGGAGTCTGAGGAGTCACCAGAGGGCGAAGGTGAAGAGGAAGGGAATGAATCAGACTTG AGTTCAGAGTCCAGtttgaaaaagaaatggaaaaagaaaGTCAAGGGGGACCACGCCTGGCTCAGACCATCAAGGAAACGCAAGAGGAAATTGAAAACGAAAACAGAAGGACTTTCAG GAATGGAGTCCCAGTCTCAATCTGAGAGCCAGAGCTCCCCATCAGCCCCTTCTGACAACAAGAAAGAGTATAAAGAAGTCCCAATAGACTCTCTCAACCTAGTGGCACAGGAAGCCTTGCTGACATCTCCGAGTACAG CTGTTTCAGGGTCAGTGGTGAGCACAGATGCTGACATGGTGCAGGAACTGCCTCTTTGCAGCTGTCGAATGGAGATGCCTAAGAGCCGAGAGATTCTCACGCTTGCGGACAGGAAGTGTATGGCGACTGAAAGCATTGACGGGCAG CTGATCCGTTGTCAGAGCGCAGTGCTGAAGCACGAGATGATGAGGCCTTCAAACTCAGTCCAACTGCTGGTTCTGTGTGAGGACCATCGCACGGGCATGGTCAAACATCAGTGCTGCCCAGGCTGTGGCTTCTTTTGCAGAGCC GGTGTCTTCATGGAGTGCCAGCCAGAGGTGAACATCTCCCACCGGTTTCATCGAGCCTGTGCCTCGGTGCTCAACGGTCAGAGCTTTTGTCCACACTGTGGAGAGGAGGTCAGCAAGGCGAAAGAGGTCACCATTGCCAAGGCCGATACGACGTCTACTGTGCCTCTCACCCACGGCCCTTGCACACCTAGCACCTCAGAGGGCAAAGCGGACACCACCACTGGAGG GTCCACTCGGCTCTCTCTTCTTGGAGAAGGCAAAGCAGACAGCACCTTACTTAAACTTCCACAGTCACAGGACACATCTGTGTCCCCTTTGGGCTCCAAAACTGGATCTGTAGGAGGTGGATCTGGAATTGGATCTCCAACAGGACCACCTAAAGAAACTCTGGAAAGTGTCCTGCTGGCTCTAGATGCAGAGAA aCCCAAGAAGCTTCGGTTTCACCCAAAGCAGCTGTACCTTTCTGCCAAACAAGGGGAGCTGCAGAAGGTCCTACTGATGTTGG TGGATGGGATAGACCCTAACTTCAAAATGGAAAGCCAAAACAAACGCACACCGCTCCATGTAGCAGCTGAAGCAGGTCATCAGGAAGTCTGCCATATGCTAGTGCAG GCTGGTGCAAACCTTGACATGTGTGATGAGGACCAACGGACACCCCTTATGGAGGCCTGTGAGAACAATCATCTTGAAACTGTGCGCTATCTTTTGAGGGCTGGAGCCATCGTCTCTCACAAG gatgttGAAGGTTCAACATGTCTCCATCTCGCTGCTAAGACTGGGCATTTCGGCATTGTACAACATTTGCTGTCTACAGGCCTTGTAGATATTAACTGCCAG GATGATGGAGGTTGGACCGCAATGATTTGGGCCACGGAGTACAAACATGTAGACCAAGTAAAACTGTTGCTCTCCAAAGGGGCTGATATCAACATTCGAGACAAG GAGGAGAATATCTGTTTGCACTGGGCGGCATTCTCTGGCTGTGTGGAGATAGCTGAGATCCTGCTGGATGCCAAGTGTGATCTCAACGCCATCAACGTCCACGGAGACTCACCGTCGCACATAGCGTCACGGGAGGGCCGGCTTGACTGTGTAAA CTTGTTTCTGTCACGGGGGGCTGACATAAGCCTAAAGAACAAAGAGGGAGAGACGCCCATGGAGTGTTGCAGTCAGAGCTCGAAGGTTTGGAACGCCCTTCAAGCTAGCAAAAAGCAGAGAGAAGCTAACAGCAACCGGACTGGCCCTGTAGAGAAGCTTCTCAACAG GGACATCGCCAGAGGCTACGAGAAAGTCCCAATCCCGTGTGTGAATGCAGTGGATAGCGAACCCTGTCCTGACAACTACAAATATGTCCCTGATAGCTGTGTGACGTCCCCAATGAACATTGACAAAAATATCACCCATTTGCAG TACTGCGTCTGTAAAGACGATTGCTCCTCAGCTGGTTGCATGTGTGGCCAACTCAGCCTGCGCTGCTGGTATGATAAA GAGAGCCGACTGCTGCCTGAGTTTTGCAATGAGGAGCCCCCTCTTATATTTGAGTGCAACCATGCCTGCTCATGCTGGAGAAACTGCAAAAACCGTGTGGTACAGAACGGACTAAG GATAAGACTGCAGTTGTTCAGGACGCAGATGATGGGCTGGGGTGTCAAGACGTTACAGGATATCCCGCAAGGAACATTTGTGTGCGA ATACGTGGGAGAGATCATCTCTGACGCCGAAGCAGATGTCAGAGAGAATGACTCCTATCTTTTTAGTCTGGACAGCAAG GTGGGTGATATGTACTGCGTTGATGCGCGTTTCTACGGCAACATCAGCCGCTTCATAAACCATCAGTGTGAGCCGAATCTGTTCCCCTGTCGAGTGTTCACCTCTCACCAGGACCTCAGATTTCCTCACATCGCGTTCTTCGCCTGCAAGAACATCAATGCCGGAGACGAGCTCGG GTTTGATTACGGCGATCACTTTTGGGACGTTAAAGGGAAGCTGTTCAGCTGCCAGTGTGGCTCATCCAAATGCAAGCACTCGGCAGCCGCCATCGCCCAGAGACAGGCAGACAGCACGCCGGGAGACCAACAACCCAGCGCCCTGCCCGATACCAGCTCGTCCACCCCATCCAGCCCCAGCTAA